A single window of Mycobacterium sp. ITM-2016-00318 DNA harbors:
- the pruA gene encoding L-glutamate gamma-semialdehyde dehydrogenase — MDAVTQVPAPANEPVFEYAPNSPERARLVTALTELADDPIDLPHVIGGTHRMGGGERIDVVQPHRHAATLGTLTNAEHSDATAAVDAAMAAKDEWANTPFDERAAVFLRAADLLAGPWREKLCAATMLGQSKSAYQAEIDAACELIDFWRFNVGFAREIMAQQPISSRGVWNRTDYRPLEGFVYAITPFNFTAIAGNLPSAAALMGNTVVWKPSPTQAFAAYLTMQLMEAAGLPPGVINLLAGDGIAVSDVVLADPRLAGIHFTGSTATFQHLWREVGANIDRYHTYPRLVGETGGKDFVLAHPSARPDVLRTALIRGAFDFQGQKCSAASRAFIPRSVWQSMGDDFLGATEALRYGDVTDLTNFGGALIDERSFAKNVKAIERAKGAAGVTVAVGGEYDDSEGYFVRPTVLMSDDPGDESFSTEYFGPILSVYVYPDSDYEQMLDVVDHGAKYALTGAIIADDRQAVLQAQDRLRFAAGNFYVNDKPTGAVVGQQPFGGSRGSGTNDKAGSALNLLRWTSARSIKETFVPSTDHNYPHMEA; from the coding sequence ATGGATGCCGTCACCCAGGTTCCCGCGCCCGCCAACGAGCCGGTCTTTGAATACGCACCGAACAGTCCCGAACGCGCGCGCCTCGTCACCGCGCTCACCGAACTGGCCGACGACCCCATCGACCTGCCCCATGTGATCGGCGGAACCCACCGGATGGGCGGCGGCGAACGCATCGACGTCGTTCAGCCGCATCGCCACGCCGCCACACTGGGCACCCTCACCAACGCCGAGCACTCCGATGCAACCGCCGCCGTCGACGCGGCCATGGCCGCCAAGGACGAATGGGCGAACACGCCGTTCGACGAGCGCGCCGCGGTGTTCCTGCGTGCCGCGGATCTGCTGGCGGGACCGTGGCGCGAAAAGCTCTGCGCGGCAACGATGCTCGGTCAGTCCAAGTCCGCCTATCAGGCCGAGATCGACGCAGCATGCGAGCTCATCGACTTCTGGCGGTTCAATGTCGGCTTCGCGCGAGAGATCATGGCGCAGCAGCCGATCAGCTCGCGCGGGGTGTGGAACCGCACCGACTATCGTCCGCTCGAGGGTTTCGTCTACGCCATCACGCCGTTCAACTTCACCGCGATCGCGGGCAACCTGCCGAGCGCGGCAGCGCTGATGGGCAACACCGTGGTGTGGAAGCCGTCGCCGACGCAGGCGTTCGCCGCGTACCTGACGATGCAACTGATGGAGGCCGCCGGACTTCCGCCTGGCGTCATCAACCTGCTCGCAGGCGACGGAATCGCGGTTTCGGATGTGGTACTGGCCGACCCACGGCTGGCCGGCATCCACTTCACCGGCTCCACCGCGACGTTCCAGCATTTGTGGCGCGAGGTCGGCGCGAACATCGACCGCTACCACACCTATCCGCGACTGGTGGGCGAGACCGGCGGCAAAGACTTCGTGCTCGCGCATCCGTCGGCGCGTCCCGACGTGTTGCGCACCGCGCTGATCCGCGGCGCCTTCGACTTCCAGGGACAGAAGTGCTCGGCGGCCTCGCGGGCGTTCATTCCGCGTTCGGTCTGGCAGTCGATGGGCGACGACTTCCTCGGCGCCACCGAGGCGCTGCGCTACGGCGACGTCACCGACCTGACAAACTTCGGCGGCGCCCTCATCGACGAGCGCTCGTTCGCCAAGAACGTCAAGGCCATCGAACGCGCCAAGGGCGCGGCGGGCGTGACGGTCGCCGTCGGCGGCGAATACGACGACAGCGAGGGCTATTTCGTCCGGCCAACCGTGTTGATGTCCGACGATCCGGGCGACGAATCGTTCTCCACCGAGTACTTCGGGCCCATCCTGTCGGTGTACGTGTATCCCGACTCCGACTACGAGCAGATGTTGGACGTCGTCGACCACGGCGCGAAGTACGCGCTGACCGGAGCGATCATCGCCGACGACCGGCAGGCAGTGCTGCAGGCACAGGACCGGTTGCGGTTCGCCGCGGGCAACTTCTATGTCAACGACAAGCCGACCGGCGCCGTCGTCGGGCAGCAGCCGTTCGGCGGCTCGCGCGGATCGGGCACCAACGACAAGGCGGGCTCCGCGCTCAACCTGCTGCGGTGGACGTCGGCCCGGTCCATCAAGGAGACGTTCGTACCGTCGACCGATCACAACTACCCGCACATGGAGGCTTGA
- a CDS encoding nuclear transport factor 2 family protein produces MSDEQAIRDVFTGWVDAIRTQNLNAVVANHDKGIVMFDVPPPYDGIRGIDDYRDSWPPFFDFLATGAEFTVVELDVVAGADVAFAYALLRCGTRDQFAENPDNRLRVTVGLRKVDGRWLIAHEHHSFPMTDTES; encoded by the coding sequence ATGAGTGACGAACAGGCCATCCGCGACGTGTTCACCGGATGGGTCGACGCGATCCGGACGCAGAACCTGAACGCCGTTGTCGCCAATCACGATAAGGGCATCGTGATGTTCGATGTGCCACCGCCCTACGACGGCATCCGCGGCATCGACGATTACCGCGATTCGTGGCCGCCGTTCTTCGATTTCCTCGCCACCGGCGCCGAATTCACGGTAGTCGAGCTCGACGTCGTGGCAGGTGCCGACGTGGCGTTTGCGTATGCGTTGTTGCGCTGCGGTACCCGTGACCAGTTCGCCGAGAACCCCGACAACCGGCTGCGGGTAACCGTCGGGCTGCGCAAGGTCGACGGCCGCTGGCTCATTGCGCACGAACATCATTCGTTCCCGATGACCGACACGGAGTCGTAA
- a CDS encoding proline dehydrogenase family protein, which translates to MGFFDRVGRPAILAASRSDGLRRTAERLPVTRDVVHRFVPGETVAEVLNSVAQLRDSHRMVSIDYLGEDTTEVEDADKTVRAYLELLDALGTREEAAGITVRPLEVSLKLSALGQALPRDGEKIARDNAHTICERAQRVGAWVTVDAEDHTMTDSTLSIVRDLRNEFPWLGTVLQAYLKRTEGDCKEFAASGARIRLCKGAYDEPASVAFRDRDDVNDSYMRCLRVLMAGSGYPMVASHDPTIIEAVPALVRENGRAADRFEYQMLFGIRDAEQCRLADGGNHVRVYVPFGTQWYGYFVRRLAERPANLTFFLRALAERHH; encoded by the coding sequence ATGGGCTTCTTCGATCGGGTCGGGCGCCCGGCGATTCTCGCGGCCAGCAGGTCAGACGGACTGCGGCGCACGGCTGAGCGGTTACCGGTGACCCGAGATGTGGTGCACCGCTTCGTGCCCGGCGAAACGGTTGCCGAGGTACTGAACTCCGTTGCGCAACTGCGGGATAGCCACAGAATGGTCAGCATCGATTACCTTGGCGAGGACACCACCGAGGTCGAGGACGCCGACAAGACGGTGCGGGCCTATCTGGAACTGCTCGATGCGCTGGGCACACGCGAGGAAGCCGCGGGAATCACGGTGCGGCCGCTCGAAGTGTCGTTGAAGTTGTCCGCACTCGGCCAGGCGCTGCCGCGCGACGGGGAGAAGATCGCCCGCGACAACGCCCATACTATTTGCGAAAGGGCGCAGCGGGTCGGCGCCTGGGTGACCGTGGACGCCGAGGACCACACGATGACGGACTCGACGTTGTCGATCGTGCGCGATCTGCGTAACGAATTCCCCTGGCTCGGCACGGTTCTACAGGCATACCTCAAGCGCACGGAAGGCGACTGCAAGGAGTTCGCCGCCTCGGGCGCGCGAATCCGACTGTGCAAGGGCGCCTATGACGAACCGGCGTCGGTTGCGTTCCGCGACCGCGACGACGTCAACGACTCCTACATGCGTTGCCTGCGCGTGTTGATGGCGGGATCGGGTTATCCGATGGTGGCCTCCCACGACCCGACGATCATCGAAGCGGTGCCTGCGCTGGTTCGGGAAAACGGCCGCGCTGCCGACCGCTTCGAATACCAGATGCTGTTCGGCATCCGCGACGCCGAACAGTGCCGGTTGGCCGACGGGGGCAACCACGTCCGGGTCTACGTCCCTTTCGGCACGCAGTGGTACGGCTACTTCGTGCGTAGGCTCGCCGAGCGGCCCGCGAACCTGACGTTCTTCCTGCGCGCGCTCGCCGAGCGGCACCACTGA
- a CDS encoding FAD-dependent oxidoreductase — MAAELPDRARVVIVGGGVIGTSVAYHLAKLGLTDVVLLEQGRLSSGTTWHAAGLVGQLRASESATRLVRYSTQLYAELEDETGLSAGYKQCGGVTVARTEDRMVQLRRTAANAAAFDMECELLSPEEALQHYPVMRVDDLVGAIWLPADGKANPTDLTFALAKGARMRGTRVVEKTRVTGVLASDGRATGVRTDKGDIEAEIVVNCAGQWAKQVGAMAGVNVPLHSAEHFYVVTERIDGVHTDLPILRDPDGYTYFKEEVGGLVIGGFEPEAKPWVSPDAIPYPFEFQLLEEDWDHFGILMNNALLRIPALEVTGIKKFYNGPESFTPDNQFILGEAPELDNFFVGAGFNSVGIATAGGAGRALAEWIVNGAPTSDLTGVDIRRFAPFNGNNRWLHDRVAEVLGLHYGIPWPNREMKTARPFRRSPVHHLLVTANANFGSRNGWERANFFAPAGTDATIEYTWGKPKWLTWSAAEQSNTRDAVTVFDQTSFSKYLVVGADAEPALQWLCTADVGVEVGKAVYTGMLNERGTYESDVTVTRTGADEYFIVSSAATTERDKDHIRRNLPPGARASLVDVTSAYAVFGVMGPNSRHLLSALTSADLSDEAFPFGTSRQIALGYATVRATRITYVGELGWELYVPAEFAVGVYEDLIESGERFGVGRGGYYTIESMRLEKGYRAFGRELTPSENPVEAGLLFACKLKSDIEFLGRAAVEKAKAEGARRKLVGFSVEAPEAMLWGGELVLRDGVVTGQVTSAAWGETVGGCVGLAYVRAADNSVINADWVRNGDYQVNVGGELHPISVSLRPIYDPTNSKIRP; from the coding sequence GTGGCGGCTGAACTGCCCGACCGTGCTCGCGTGGTGATCGTCGGCGGCGGGGTGATCGGCACCAGCGTCGCCTACCACCTGGCCAAACTCGGCCTCACCGACGTCGTGCTGCTGGAGCAGGGCCGGCTGTCCAGCGGCACCACCTGGCACGCCGCCGGGCTGGTCGGGCAGCTGCGGGCGTCGGAGAGCGCGACGCGATTGGTGCGGTATTCCACCCAGCTCTACGCAGAACTCGAGGACGAGACGGGGTTGTCGGCCGGGTACAAACAGTGCGGGGGTGTGACCGTCGCCCGCACGGAGGACCGAATGGTTCAGCTGCGACGTACGGCCGCCAACGCCGCGGCGTTCGACATGGAGTGCGAACTGCTGAGCCCCGAGGAAGCGCTGCAGCACTATCCCGTCATGCGGGTCGACGATCTGGTCGGCGCCATCTGGCTGCCCGCCGACGGCAAGGCCAACCCGACGGACCTGACGTTCGCCCTTGCCAAGGGCGCGCGGATGCGCGGCACCCGTGTCGTCGAGAAGACCAGGGTCACCGGCGTTCTCGCCAGCGACGGGCGAGCCACGGGTGTGCGCACCGACAAGGGTGACATCGAAGCCGAGATCGTCGTCAACTGCGCAGGCCAGTGGGCCAAGCAGGTCGGCGCCATGGCAGGGGTCAACGTGCCGCTGCATTCGGCTGAGCACTTCTATGTGGTGACCGAACGCATCGACGGCGTACACACCGACCTGCCGATCCTGCGCGACCCCGACGGATACACCTACTTCAAGGAAGAGGTCGGTGGCCTCGTCATCGGCGGCTTCGAACCCGAAGCCAAGCCGTGGGTGTCGCCGGACGCCATCCCGTATCCGTTCGAATTTCAGTTGTTGGAAGAGGATTGGGATCACTTCGGGATCCTGATGAACAACGCCTTGCTGCGCATACCCGCACTCGAGGTGACCGGTATCAAGAAGTTCTACAACGGCCCCGAGAGCTTCACACCCGACAACCAGTTCATCCTCGGCGAAGCGCCAGAACTCGACAACTTCTTCGTCGGCGCCGGATTCAACTCCGTTGGCATCGCCACCGCGGGAGGCGCGGGCCGGGCGCTCGCCGAATGGATCGTCAACGGCGCGCCCACCAGCGACCTCACCGGTGTCGACATCCGCCGCTTCGCACCGTTCAACGGCAACAACCGCTGGCTGCACGACCGCGTCGCCGAGGTGCTCGGGCTGCATTACGGGATCCCTTGGCCCAACCGGGAAATGAAGACGGCCCGCCCGTTCCGGCGTTCGCCGGTGCATCACCTGCTCGTCACCGCCAACGCCAACTTCGGCAGCCGAAACGGCTGGGAACGTGCCAACTTCTTCGCCCCAGCGGGAACCGACGCCACAATCGAATACACGTGGGGCAAACCGAAATGGCTGACATGGTCGGCGGCCGAACAGTCGAACACCCGTGACGCGGTCACGGTGTTCGACCAGACCTCGTTCTCCAAGTATCTGGTGGTCGGCGCGGACGCCGAACCGGCGCTGCAGTGGCTGTGCACCGCGGACGTCGGCGTCGAGGTCGGCAAGGCCGTCTACACCGGAATGCTCAACGAGCGCGGCACCTACGAATCCGATGTCACCGTCACCAGGACTGGCGCAGACGAATACTTCATCGTCAGCAGCGCGGCCACCACCGAACGCGACAAGGACCACATCCGCAGGAACCTGCCACCCGGTGCCCGCGCGTCGCTGGTCGACGTGACATCGGCCTACGCGGTCTTCGGCGTGATGGGCCCGAACTCGCGGCACCTGCTGTCGGCCTTGACGTCGGCGGACCTCTCCGACGAGGCGTTTCCGTTCGGCACAAGCCGGCAGATCGCGCTGGGCTACGCGACCGTGCGGGCGACCCGAATAACCTACGTCGGCGAATTGGGCTGGGAACTCTACGTGCCCGCCGAGTTCGCCGTCGGCGTGTATGAGGACCTGATCGAATCGGGTGAGCGATTCGGGGTCGGGCGCGGCGGCTATTACACGATCGAGTCGATGCGGCTGGAGAAGGGATATCGCGCATTCGGTCGCGAGCTGACGCCGAGCGAGAATCCCGTCGAGGCCGGGCTGCTGTTCGCGTGCAAGTTGAAGTCCGACATCGAATTCCTCGGCCGCGCCGCCGTCGAGAAGGCCAAGGCCGAGGGTGCCCGCCGCAAACTCGTCGGGTTCAGCGTCGAGGCGCCGGAAGCCATGTTGTGGGGCGGCGAACTGGTCCTGCGTGACGGCGTCGTCACCGGCCAGGTGACGTCGGCGGCGTGGGGCGAAACAGTCGGCGGCTGCGTGGGTTTGGCCTATGTGCGCGCGGCGGACAACTCCGTCATCAACGCCGACTGGGTCAGGAACGGCGACTACCAGGTCAACGTCGGTGGCGAGCTTCACCCCATATCGGTGTCGCTGCGACCGATCTATGATCCAACCAACAGCAAGATACGACCCTGA
- a CDS encoding NUDIX domain-containing protein encodes MRVREDEVRRPDGSDGIYGVIDKPDYALIIARDGDRFRLVEQFRYPLGLRRWEFPQGTAPGRADLDPTALAHRELREETGLRAESMVSIGLLDVAGGMSSQRGRVFVATGITEGEHDREHTEQDMHSEWFGRAVVEAMMRDGEITDAQTLAAWTLFLLSE; translated from the coding sequence ATGAGGGTGCGCGAGGACGAGGTGCGCCGCCCCGACGGGTCCGACGGCATCTACGGCGTCATCGACAAACCGGACTATGCGCTGATCATCGCCCGTGACGGCGACCGGTTCCGGCTGGTCGAGCAGTTCCGCTATCCGCTCGGCCTGCGCCGCTGGGAGTTCCCGCAGGGCACCGCACCTGGACGGGCCGATCTCGATCCGACCGCGCTGGCCCACCGCGAACTGCGCGAGGAAACCGGTCTGCGTGCCGAATCGATGGTGTCGATAGGTCTGCTCGACGTCGCAGGGGGGATGAGCAGCCAGCGCGGCAGGGTCTTCGTCGCCACCGGCATCACCGAGGGCGAGCACGACCGCGAGCACACCGAACAGGACATGCACAGCGAGTGGTTCGGCCGTGCTGTCGTCGAAGCGATGATGCGAGACGGGGAAATCACCGACGCCCAGACGCTCGCGGCCTGGACACTGTTCCTGTTGAGCGAGTGA
- a CDS encoding CdaR family transcriptional regulator, giving the protein MAEREGLSLGQLLLALDRTMVTLVEAPRGLDMTVGSVALVDVDDIRLGLAVGAGSADLFFLLGVSDAEAVGWIADQVRGAGSRPLAPAARPPAPAAIFVKEPSPAAVEQAVALGTAVVAVEPRARWESLYKLVNHAFEHHGDRDDPRSDSGTDLFGLAQSIAERTHAMISIEDDQSHVLAYSASNEEADELRRLTILGRAGPPEHLEWIGQWGIFDALQASGDVVRVAERPELGLRPRLAVAIPLPATDAGRPPGFAGTIWLQQGSAPLADDVEEVLRGGAVLAARIMSRLSAAPATHTVLVRNLLGLGEDAADVGAIAQELGIASDARAALVGFRGEGSSVPANVIALSASAFRADAQVASTGERVYVLLPKIGATSTLTSWVRGIVAALRREMGLTMRAVIAAPLTGLTGAAPARAEVDRVFDSAERHPGAIGQITSLDEAHTTVLLDEIVAHVAGQTRLVDPRVRDLRERDPMLADTLAAYLDGFGDIATVAQRLHVHPNTVRYRIRRIEKLLSTSLDDPDDRLVLALGLRATERR; this is encoded by the coding sequence ATGGCTGAGCGGGAAGGGCTTTCCCTCGGTCAGCTGCTGCTCGCGCTGGACCGCACGATGGTGACGCTGGTCGAAGCCCCGCGCGGGCTCGACATGACGGTCGGCTCGGTCGCGCTGGTGGACGTCGACGACATCCGGCTGGGACTGGCCGTCGGCGCAGGCTCCGCCGATTTGTTCTTCCTGCTCGGCGTGTCCGACGCCGAAGCGGTCGGCTGGATCGCCGACCAGGTTCGCGGCGCCGGCTCTCGTCCGCTGGCGCCGGCCGCGCGGCCCCCCGCGCCGGCCGCCATCTTCGTCAAGGAGCCGTCGCCGGCGGCGGTGGAACAGGCCGTCGCGCTCGGCACCGCCGTCGTCGCCGTCGAACCGCGCGCCCGCTGGGAGTCGCTCTACAAGTTGGTCAACCACGCTTTCGAGCATCACGGTGACCGCGACGACCCGCGCAGCGACTCCGGCACCGACCTGTTCGGGCTCGCCCAGTCGATCGCCGAGCGCACCCACGCGATGATCAGCATCGAGGACGACCAATCGCACGTACTGGCCTATTCGGCGTCCAACGAGGAGGCCGACGAACTGCGCAGGCTGACGATCCTCGGCCGCGCGGGCCCGCCCGAGCATCTTGAGTGGATCGGCCAGTGGGGAATCTTCGACGCCCTGCAGGCCAGCGGTGACGTGGTCCGTGTCGCCGAGCGCCCTGAACTCGGTCTGCGACCAAGGCTCGCGGTGGCCATCCCGCTGCCCGCGACGGATGCCGGGCGACCGCCGGGGTTCGCGGGCACGATCTGGCTGCAGCAGGGTTCTGCACCGCTGGCCGACGACGTCGAGGAGGTGCTGCGCGGTGGCGCTGTGCTCGCGGCACGCATCATGTCGCGGCTGTCAGCGGCGCCTGCGACGCACACCGTACTGGTGCGAAACTTGCTCGGGCTCGGCGAGGACGCTGCCGACGTCGGCGCCATCGCCCAGGAGCTGGGGATCGCCTCCGATGCTCGCGCGGCGCTGGTCGGCTTCCGCGGTGAAGGAAGCTCGGTGCCGGCCAACGTGATCGCATTGAGCGCGAGTGCATTTCGAGCCGACGCTCAGGTCGCCTCGACCGGTGAGCGCGTCTACGTGCTCTTACCGAAGATCGGGGCGACGTCGACGCTGACGTCGTGGGTCCGCGGCATCGTCGCCGCGCTGCGCCGCGAGATGGGCTTGACGATGCGAGCGGTGATCGCCGCGCCGTTGACCGGCCTCACGGGTGCGGCCCCCGCCCGCGCCGAGGTGGACCGGGTCTTCGACAGCGCCGAGCGGCATCCGGGAGCCATCGGCCAGATCACGTCGCTGGACGAGGCGCACACCACGGTGCTGCTCGACGAGATCGTCGCGCATGTCGCCGGCCAGACCCGGCTCGTCGATCCGCGCGTGCGCGATCTGCGGGAGCGCGATCCGATGCTGGCCGACACCCTCGCTGCCTATCTCGACGGCTTCGGCGACATCGCCACGGTCGCACAGCGGCTGCACGTGCATCCCAACACGGTGCGCTACCGCATCCGCCGCATCGAGAAGCTCTTGTCGACGTCGCTGGACGACCCGGACGACCGGCTCGTACTGGCTCTGGGGCTGCGGGCGACCGAGCGGCGCTAG
- a CDS encoding choline kinase family protein gives MSPPLTDAQLNTLFEEIPVLAGRPRELHELSGGLTNRNVKITTPDAVYVARCCDMGSNFLGIDRESEFFNTKAAAEAGVGAQVIDYRPDLGILLLSYLDGQTLTNADFQRPEIIAKAAGAVRTLHAGPRFQGRFDMFERQPAYLKTILDNGFRLPGDYLDYADVFTGIAKVLTATDQTTVPCNNDLLAGNFIEDGDKMWLIDYEYSGNNDPCFELGNTWAECRLSTEQLDEFVTAYYGRRLRHKIARAQLQGIVGKYGWTLWGCIQNGSSTIDFDFWEWAMERYEGAVAAFKGPDLPRLLDDVQAAD, from the coding sequence GTGTCGCCACCGCTCACCGACGCGCAGCTCAACACGCTGTTCGAGGAGATCCCCGTCCTGGCGGGGCGGCCGCGGGAGCTGCACGAACTATCCGGCGGTCTGACCAATCGCAACGTCAAGATCACCACGCCGGACGCCGTCTATGTCGCCAGGTGCTGCGACATGGGCAGCAACTTCCTCGGCATCGACCGCGAGAGCGAGTTCTTCAACACCAAGGCCGCCGCGGAGGCAGGCGTCGGCGCGCAGGTGATCGACTACCGGCCCGACCTCGGGATCCTGTTGCTGAGCTATCTCGATGGGCAGACGCTGACCAATGCCGACTTCCAGCGGCCGGAGATCATCGCCAAGGCAGCAGGCGCCGTTCGGACACTCCATGCCGGCCCGCGGTTTCAGGGCCGCTTCGACATGTTCGAACGGCAGCCCGCGTACCTGAAGACCATTCTGGACAACGGGTTCCGTCTCCCCGGTGACTATCTCGATTACGCCGACGTATTCACCGGGATCGCCAAGGTGTTGACCGCGACGGACCAGACCACGGTGCCGTGCAACAACGATCTGCTGGCGGGGAACTTCATCGAAGACGGCGACAAGATGTGGCTGATCGACTACGAGTACTCCGGCAACAACGATCCGTGTTTTGAGCTCGGTAACACCTGGGCCGAGTGCCGGCTGTCCACCGAACAACTCGACGAGTTCGTCACGGCGTACTACGGGCGAAGGCTGCGTCACAAGATCGCCCGCGCCCAGCTGCAGGGAATCGTCGGCAAGTATGGCTGGACCCTGTGGGGGTGCATCCAGAATGGATCCAGCACAATCGATTTCGACTTCTGGGAATGGGCAATGGAACGCTACGAAGGCGCGGTGGCGGCGTTCAAGGGGCCAGATCTGCCCCGGCTGCTCGACGATGTGCAGGCGGCCGACTAG
- a CDS encoding acyl-CoA synthetase, whose protein sequence is MLLASLNPAAVAGGADIGDAVRIGGAVLSRSDLVGAATSVAERVGGAQRVAVLARPTATTVLAVTGCLIAGVPVVPVPADVGAAERRHILSDSGAQLWLGEQPDEPEGLPHMPVRLHARSWHRYAEPPPEATALIMYTSGTTGPPKGVLVSRRAIAVDIDALAEAWQWTADDTLVHGLPLFHIHGLVLGLLGSLRIGNRFVHTGKPTPVSYAEASGSLYFGVPTVWSRVVDDADAARALSSARLLVSGSAALPVPVFDRLAELTGHPPVERYGASETLITVSTRAAGERRPGWVGLPLTGVRTRVVDDDGAPSPHDGETIGALQVQTPTMFDGYLNLPEATANAFDADGWYRSGDAAVIDADGMHRIVGRESVDLIKTGGYRVGAGEIETVLLGHSGVAEAAVVGVPDDDLGQRIVAFVVGDADPEILISYVAEQLSMHKRPREVRVVDSLPRNAMGKVLKKELMT, encoded by the coding sequence GTGCTGCTGGCTTCGCTGAACCCCGCGGCCGTCGCGGGCGGCGCCGACATCGGCGACGCGGTGCGCATCGGCGGCGCCGTGCTGAGCCGTAGCGACCTCGTCGGCGCCGCGACGTCGGTGGCCGAACGGGTCGGCGGCGCGCAGCGGGTCGCGGTCCTTGCCAGGCCGACCGCCACCACCGTGCTTGCCGTCACCGGTTGCCTCATCGCCGGGGTACCCGTGGTTCCGGTGCCCGCCGACGTCGGCGCGGCAGAGCGGCGGCACATTCTGTCCGACTCCGGCGCGCAACTGTGGCTGGGCGAGCAGCCCGACGAACCCGAAGGCCTGCCGCACATGCCGGTGCGGCTGCACGCGCGGTCATGGCACCGCTACGCGGAACCGCCGCCGGAGGCCACCGCACTGATCATGTACACCTCGGGAACGACGGGTCCGCCGAAAGGTGTGCTGGTCAGCAGGCGGGCGATCGCCGTCGACATCGATGCGCTGGCCGAGGCTTGGCAGTGGACCGCAGACGACACCTTGGTGCACGGCCTTCCGCTGTTCCACATCCACGGGCTGGTGCTCGGACTGCTCGGCTCGCTGCGGATCGGAAACCGCTTCGTGCACACCGGGAAACCGACGCCAGTGAGCTATGCCGAGGCCTCCGGTTCGCTGTACTTCGGGGTGCCGACGGTGTGGTCGCGCGTCGTCGACGATGCCGACGCCGCGCGAGCGCTGTCCTCGGCGCGCCTGCTGGTGTCGGGCAGCGCGGCACTGCCGGTGCCGGTGTTCGACAGGCTCGCCGAACTGACCGGGCACCCCCCGGTGGAGAGGTACGGCGCAAGCGAAACCCTGATCACCGTCAGTACCCGGGCAGCGGGCGAGCGTCGGCCCGGCTGGGTCGGCCTGCCGCTGACCGGTGTGCGGACCCGGGTGGTGGACGACGACGGTGCGCCGTCCCCGCATGACGGCGAAACCATTGGGGCGCTGCAGGTTCAGACGCCGACGATGTTCGACGGGTATTTGAATCTGCCGGAAGCCACGGCGAACGCGTTCGACGCCGACGGCTGGTACCGGTCCGGCGACGCGGCCGTCATCGACGCCGATGGTATGCACCGCATCGTCGGGCGCGAATCTGTGGACCTGATCAAGACCGGCGGTTACCGGGTCGGTGCGGGTGAAATCGAGACGGTGCTGCTCGGGCATTCCGGCGTGGCCGAGGCGGCGGTGGTCGGCGTGCCCGATGACGACCTTGGTCAGCGCATCGTCGCGTTCGTCGTCGGCGACGCCGATCCAGAAATACTGATCAGCTATGTCGCAGAACAGCTTTCGATGCACAAGCGCCCGCGCGAGGTACGCGTGGTCGACAGTCTGCCGCGCAATGCGATGGGCAAGGTGCTGAAGAAGGAGTTGATGACCTGA
- a CDS encoding VOC family protein — MSLIFDEICIDARDATALGEWWAQVLGWPHGIDDDGDVRLHPPPGAGPDWIFIAVSDEKVVKNRIHLDFRPDDQQAEVDRVIGMGARHVDIGQGEQTWVVLADPEGNEFCILAPHD; from the coding sequence CTGAGCCTCATATTCGACGAGATCTGCATCGACGCCCGCGACGCCACCGCACTCGGCGAGTGGTGGGCACAGGTGCTGGGCTGGCCGCACGGCATCGACGACGACGGCGACGTGCGGCTGCATCCGCCGCCCGGTGCCGGACCCGACTGGATCTTCATCGCGGTGTCCGACGAGAAGGTCGTGAAGAACCGCATTCATCTGGACTTCCGGCCCGACGATCAGCAGGCCGAGGTCGACCGGGTGATCGGCATGGGCGCCCGCCACGTCGACATCGGCCAAGGCGAGCAGACGTGGGTGGTGCTGGCCGACCCCGAGGGCAACGAGTTCTGCATTCTGGCGCCCCACGACTGA